The Acidobacteriota bacterium nucleotide sequence GGATATTGGCGCTCCGCGGTCTCGGGCGCCGTCATCTCGTGCGGCTGCGACTGCGCCGCGGCCTCGGCCGCGCCCAGCGTCAGGCCGGCCAGCAGGAGGACCGTCCGCCACGTCGTGCCGCGTGTCGGGTCGAGCACCTCAGATCACCGTCCCGTGCGGCACGATGCCGTTCTTCGGGATGATCACGATGCCGTCGCGCACGTAGTACAGCGGATGATCCATCGTCTCGGGCTTGCCGTGCGGCGAGATGGTCACGTCGTTGCCGATGCGCGCGTTCTTGTCGATGATGGCGTTCTCGATCTGCGTGTTCGCGCCGATGCCGATCCGGGGCTGGCCGACGGCCTCGTGCTCGGTGATCGACGTGGCCGATTCGTAGAAGTCGCTGCCCAGCACGATCGTGCGGTGCAGCCGCGCGCCCGGCTGAATCACGCTCCGGATGCCGACGATCGACTGGTGAATCTGCGCGTAGGCGATGATGCAGCCGTCCGAGATGACGGCGTGATCGACTTGCGCGCCGTTGATCTTGGAGGCCGGCAGGAAGCGCGGACGCGTGAAGATCGGCGCGGCCATGTCGAAGAAGTTGAACCGGGGCAGCTCGGCGGTCAAGTCCAGGTTGGCCTCGAAGAAGGCTCGGATCGTCCCGATGTCCTCCCAGTAGCCCTGGAACACGTAGGAGTACACGCGGCGCTCGCCGATCGCGTCCGGAATGACGTGCTTGCCGAAATCGGCCTTGTCGTTGTCGAGCACGGCGAGGAGCACGTCGCGGTTGAACACGTAGATGCCCATCGACGCGAGCAGCAGGTCCTCGTGATCGCCGGTCAGGCCGAGCGATCCGTACTGGTCGCGCGGGATCGCCAAGCCCTCGAGCGCCTCGGGCGTCTTTGGCTTCTCGACGAACCGCGTGATCCGGTTGTCGCGATCGATCTGCATGATCCCGAGCGCCGACGCCTCCCGTTCGTGCACCGGCATCGTCGCCACCGTCAGCTCGGCGCCCGACTGGATGTGCTGCGCGATGAGCGGCCGGAAGTCCATGCGGTAGAGCTGGTCGCCGCTCAGGATGAGCACGTACTCGAAGTCGTGGTTGAGGAAGTGGACGAGGTTCTTGCGGACCGCGTCGGCCGTGCCCTGGTACCACGACGTGTCGGTCGGCGTCTGCTCGGCGGCGAGGATCTCGACGAAGCCGTTGGCGAAGTGATCGAACTTGTAGGACTGCGCGATGTGGCGGTGGAGCGACGCCGAGTTGAACTGGGTGAGCAGGTAGACGCGCCGCAGCTCCGAGTTGATGCAGTTCGAGATCGGGATGTCGACGAGGCGATACTTGCCGCCGAGCGGCACCGCCGGCTTCGCGCGCTCCTTGGTGAGCGGAAACAACCGCGTCCCCGCGCCCCCGCCCATGATGACCGCCAGCACGTTGCTCGTGTTCGCGGTCATTCGCACGGCCCCTTGTGTCGCCGGCATAGCGCCTCCATCCCGGACATCATTCTGCCTCAAGAACCGCCGCGGCTTTCGGCGATCGGCCATCGGCTCGGGTCGCCGGCTCCGCCCCCGCGTGCCGCGGCACGACGCTCCCTCGCCGGGCGAGGCGTCCCTCAGCGATCTCGCCGCCCCGGCGGCCGCCCGATCGGATCGAGAAGGAGGCCGTTCAGCATCCAGCTCACGATGCTGACGAGCAGCGCGCCGACGAGCGCCGACCAGAAGCCGGCGATGTCGAACCCAGGGACGACCGCGGCCGTGAGCCCGAGACAGATCGCGTTGACGACGAACAGGAAGAGACCCAGGGTGACGAGCGTGAACGGCAGCGTCAGAAGAATCAGGACGGGCTTGACGAGCACGTTCACCACGCCGAGCACGGCACCGGCCACGAGCGCGGTGCCGGGGCCGGCCAGCCGCAGGCCCGGGGTGAGCCAGGCCGCCACGAGCAGGGCCACGCCGTTGAGGAGGAGACGGGCGAGCAGGCGCATTTCCACAGCGTACTCCGCCGGTGGCTTCGGTTGTATAGTGATGCGTCGCCACCTTTTCAGCGAGGTCACACTATGCGTTTGGTCTACGGGTCTGCGCTCGCGTTCGTCATCGCACTCTCTCTTCCGCTGCAGGGCGCCCAGCCGCAAGGCGCGATGGCCCAGGGGGACGCATCGAAGGGCGTGGCCGGCGGCGGCATCTTCGCGCAGGGCTGGCAGGGCAAGGTCGATCCCAACGAGGCCAAGGCCGGCCTGACCGTCGAGAGCGCCAAGCTGGCGCAGCAGGGCAACGTGCTGTCGGTCACGACCGGTCCGGCCATCACCTACTGGAATCCGAACAACCGGGCGACGGGCAACTACACGGTCAAAGCGACGTTCCACGAGCCCAAGTACATGAACCTGAACAATCACCCCCACCCGTACGGGATCGTGATCGCAGGCAACGACATGGGCACCGACAGCCAGAGCTACCTCTACTGCGCCGCCTACGGTGACGGCCGCTTCATCGTGCGCGGCTTCGGGCCGGCGCCCTTCCAGATGAACGGGCGTGGCGCGCCCGCGCCGTCGGTCAACAAGGCGGCAGGACAGGGTCAGCCGGTCAGCCAGGAAATCGCGATGTCCGTGAAGGGCGACACCGTCGAGTGCGCGATCAACGGCCAGGTCGTCGGCACCTACAGCAAGGCGGACCTCGTGACCGCGGGCAAGCTCAAGTCCACCGACGGCGTCTACGGCGTCCGCTTCGCCCACAACACCGAAGGCACGGTGACGGGCCTGACGATGACCAAGAACTGATCCGGCCATTGGGCATTTGGGGATTCGTTGTTCGAATCGAGTCGGCTGTCTCCAAACAACGAATCACCAGATGCCCAATCGGTGCTCAGCGCTCCCTTCTCGCCATCGCCCAGATCGTCACCAGCAGCAGCAGCCCCGCCCCCAGCAGTCCTGACACCGCCAGCGCGCTCGCGCGCGCGTAGCCGGGAAACAGGTAGAGCGACGCCGACCCCAGGGCCGGGCCGGCGAAGATCCCGACGCCGATCGCGGCTTCGTGGAAACCGCCGTGCTCGGCTTTCGCCTCCCCCACGTCCATCGAGTAGAAGAGGGACGAGTAGTACATCAGCCCGCACGACAGCCCGAAGGTGATCTGCGCCACGACGAGCATCCAGACCGCGGGTGCGAGCAGGATCGTCACGAAGCTCACGGCGAGCGTCGCGAAGCCGCCGACGAGGAAGCGGAAGCGATAGTGCCAGCCGGTCCAGTTCCAGAGCGCGACGAAGGCGACGAGCCGGCCGAACAGCCACACGGAGCAGACGAGCCCGGCGCGCGCGGGCGACAAGCCGAACCGCTCCGCGATGCTCGGCATCGTCGCGAGCAGCGTGTAGATCGCGACGTAGGAGAACGGGTTCGCGACCCAGCCGAGTTTGAGGAAGACGGCCGGCGGCACC carries:
- a CDS encoding glucose-1-phosphate adenylyltransferase, which encodes MTANTSNVLAVIMGGGAGTRLFPLTKERAKPAVPLGGKYRLVDIPISNCINSELRRVYLLTQFNSASLHRHIAQSYKFDHFANGFVEILAAEQTPTDTSWYQGTADAVRKNLVHFLNHDFEYVLILSGDQLYRMDFRPLIAQHIQSGAELTVATMPVHEREASALGIMQIDRDNRITRFVEKPKTPEALEGLAIPRDQYGSLGLTGDHEDLLLASMGIYVFNRDVLLAVLDNDKADFGKHVIPDAIGERRVYSYVFQGYWEDIGTIRAFFEANLDLTAELPRFNFFDMAAPIFTRPRFLPASKINGAQVDHAVISDGCIIAYAQIHQSIVGIRSVIQPGARLHRTIVLGSDFYESATSITEHEAVGQPRIGIGANTQIENAIIDKNARIGNDVTISPHGKPETMDHPLYYVRDGIVIIPKNGIVPHGTVI
- a CDS encoding phage holin family protein, with amino-acid sequence MRLLARLLLNGVALLVAAWLTPGLRLAGPGTALVAGAVLGVVNVLVKPVLILLTLPFTLVTLGLFLFVVNAICLGLTAAVVPGFDIAGFWSALVGALLVSIVSWMLNGLLLDPIGRPPGRRDR